The following nucleotide sequence is from Pseudochaenichthys georgianus chromosome 17, fPseGeo1.2, whole genome shotgun sequence.
GTCACTTGGCATCACTATCACACTGGACAGTATCGCAGCAGGTCTGTAAACAGGAGCAAATACTTGAGGTCATTTGAGTGTGGTAGTTACGAGTGCCATCTTGAGAGGTTTGTGTAACTGGGGCAGATGAGGTGCGTGTCAGCAGCAGAGTGAGCGGTGTAAAAGCATCTTAGTTAACCAAAATAAGTATTAATGTGTTTGTTCACTGCAATAATACCGGGTTTTGGTGCAAGAAATAGTTGCTTCTTCCTTGTCAGATTCCGTTGTCATCAGGTGCTGACACTCACGCAAAGCCTCTATagaccacacacatacactaagCCTGCTCCATGGCTGTATTACTGTGCTGTTGATATGAATAAGTTAAGGAAATCAACCGCTACCAAGAATCTTGTGTGTTCTTACCGACACCCCAAAGTGCAAGTTACTCCGAGTGAAACCTTCCCCCATACAGTCCTAGCTGAATCCCTATTCAATAGGACTCCTTGAAAACGATTCCTTTTTCCAAATAACTTAATTGGTTTTCTTTTGTTGTCGACAAAGGGCCCTCTTTCTGTCATTTTCATTGAGCTGAAGTAAACATACCACCGATTGGCTAAGAGTGAGtttgggcttttagggaggagcTAAAGCACACCACTGCAAAGGAAAGGGGTACGCTGAATTTACATCGCAAGACAGAACTAGAGCATAATGCAAAACAGAATGCAGCGCAATAATCTTTTTATCTCGATTATCTTGTATTGTCAGGAGCACTTATCGTGTGTCAGGAATGTGCACAATCCTCTACTCTGTGGCTTAAGATGGAATGAGTTAGAATAATTACGATTCAAGTCTTACCTCTGCAAGAACTCCAGGGTACCTCCCAGTTCTGTGGAATAGCTGATGTTGAGGCAGTAATATGCTGCAAACATCAGTGTCAGGGCGTCAACAACATTTGGGACACTGCCATTGACGATGGTCTGGTCGACGGCGACCATGAAGTGTCCAGCTGTCAGGGGAGAACTCCCTGTAGAAAAATTGCAAAAAAAttataaatgcaaaaaatattTGGTGCAGATTGTTCATATTTGTTTGTACTGGTGATCATATGGCCAATTGCATTTATAGAATTGTGAGCTCCTGcagctttcttttctttcttaagTGTTTCTTAATGTTAACAGTAGAAGATGGCACatcttaaagggatagtttggGTGTTTAAAGTGGGGTTGTATAAGGTACTTAGCCATAGTCAGTGTATTACCGAGAGTAGATGATTTCGGTATGCCCCGAGTTTGGAGATGCAGACAGGAGCAACCGCATGGAAGCAAAGCGATGTTCTGCTCTGCACAGGGTCAGCAGCAGAACATATTGTAGCCACCTTAAAGAAAGGCCCTCCTAAAAATATCGCACGCTATATTTTGAATATTTTCGTGTGTTTACTTTGCCATAAGACAGCCCTTTTTAGGGAACTGAAGCTGTTGTATGCATCTATACTCTCGCCAAAGCAACCTTTGGAAagtttgtttttgttattgtgaTTCACCAAAGTCACACAATAGCACAAACAAACTAAGCGATTGAGGCAGCAGCAGACAAGCAACTCCAGTGTTCTGTGAGGttaaattattgtttttttgtctGGTGGCTTTGATGAGAACATAGATGGCGACATCGGTTCTCTGTAAGAAACAGACAGTATAGCTGTGTCATGGCAAGGTAAACCAGCAAAATGTTCTAAATATATCATGCACTTAACTAATTTTTTTTGTGAGCCTTTCTTTTATGCGTCTTAAATATGTTTTGCTGCCGACCCCATCCACCTCAGTACATTGATTTGCTTCTGTGCGGTAATTCCTGTCTGCATCTCCAAACTGGGGGAATGCCGACCATCATCTACTGTGGCCGTAATACACTGACTATGGATAAGTACCTCATACAACCCCACTTCAAAACATCCGGTCTGGGTGTCTGTATTTAGGCTATCCACTTCATTGTAGACTTATTGTAGGAGCTTTAAACTTCcaacatttgaaaataaataataataattcacacCCTCACCAAAACGTATGCCATTTGTATTAACACAGCCAAATGAtgggaacatttaaaatattccaAGCCAATGTAGCCATGCACAAGGATTAAAAGGCGGGGGAATAATAAGAATCATACCACACACAACGATGCATGGTGAGCTTGGCAGGTCATCAACTTCCGATGGCAGACAAGTTTCATCAACTTTCAGGAACATCTTGGCCTGGTCTTCATTGAAATGCCTCAAAAGAAGCATCAGACATCCGGGAAGATCAGCATCTAGATGCCTTGCTTTGGCTATTTCCATGTCTGATAGGATGTCCTCTATTTTGCTCTTCTTCTCACGGGACATGAGGTATGACACAACTCTTCTACATTTGCTTGACATAGCTTCTTTGTCAACATCCATACCTGTGAGTTCtttgaagtgagccatcatgccGCACATCTCAAACAGATATGGCCAGTCTCTTAGCAGAACCGGGGTTTCCATTCCCTTTATGATATCACTTCTTTGAGTGTAGAATGTTGCCACCATTTTCTCCTCAATCCTTTTGGTGTCCTTGCTCCTCGTTATGTGCATGTTCTTTAATTCTAATTTGAACTGTTCTTGAGTCTCCCCAGTTTCACCTGGTGGTGGTCGCTGTGGCTGCCAATTAATACACCCATAGGTATCGAGTCTCATTGTCTTGGGAGGTTGGTCTTCACCCTCACTTGCGCTTGTtgcctttcttttttttaagaaaagggaggttgttcccctttttaaattgTCCACTCTGCTCTGCAGCTGCTTGGTTAGAGAGTCATAACCGCTACCTACAACTATGTCTTCAATGTAGTCTCGAAATGACATTGGATACATTAAAACCATCTCCCTGGCAATTTCACTTAGGTGTTTTTTTCCTGGCATAGGGCAGATGGTTAGGATCTCCCCTGCGATCAGGCGAATCACCTCACGCCTCTCACATCCTGTTGGTCGCTCGTTGTTTACAAGCTTTCTTGTTATCTCTGATGGCATTTTACTCCAGGGGATCTCAAAATTGAAGTGCCAGTTATTGTTCAATGGAGTTCGTCTATGCAGAGTTGAGGTAGACGGGGCACTTGAGGTAGACGGGGCGCTTGAAGTAGACAGTGGAGAGTTGGAATAGTCTGCAGAGTATTCGCCTGCAAAGGGAACCAAATGATATACAAATGgtgattaaatacatttttgcatttattattggCCCTAAACATAATATTTCTACAACGCACAGAACATTCTTGATAGATTTTGGCTATACTAGATGTGACTCTCGTCATGCATCTCATAAACCTCTATTGTTTTAAAAAATCTCTATAAACCTGGTCACAGAGCTCAATCAAATAGTttatcttacaactggtttgaTGCCTACACCTGGCCTATGggtaaaatgaaaatatttcagaggagataaagttaaagcaGGCATCGACCAGGTACCAGGTTTTTAATAGGTGGGGAAGCAGTAGGGCTTGGCGATATATCTACTGTTTAAACCAGTGGtcgccaaccagtcgatcgcgagtgtgattatggagccttcattgtaacagtaattcagatgcaattagcctataaaaggcctcaaattggaagcccgtctttttcactcaattctgcaataggtAGATCTCACCTTTCACCTAGGCCAGGGGTCGGTGATCTTGGgcttaaaaaggttggtgaccactgGTTTAAGGTATATCGATATAAGATGAAACAATACCATATATATCGATATAGTTTGATGTTCTGTTGCATAACCTGTTTTCTCTGTAAAGCTGTGCTAGTGTGTTTGCCTCTCTTCTCTGACACTCTGCGCGACCTCCCCCTCCCTTATTTTGGTTGGAGTGCAGCAAAGCAGGAGTTAGTCCTGGACTGAGGGACTGACTAGAATGATAACGTTGCTAAGTGATGAAGTTACTCCATTGGTCGAAGTGAGTTATAACTTTAGACCATCAGCCGACAGTGATTCTGCTGGTTATGTCGCCTCCGCGATCAATCAGCTGATCAACTTCCTCAATACACACGCAGATGTTTTTTTTCCTGTAGGACtatgacatttattttttcctgTATACCATTTTTATAAGTCATTTATATTTTCTCATACATACTTGCGGGTGAATAGTCTCTGCGTGGATTTTCACTTCTCATTATTGTTCTTGGTGTGGCCATAGGTGTTTCTGTCTCAGCTCTGGGAGGCGGGTCAGGAATCCCACTGGCATCGTTTTCAGCTGGATAAAAGACACAAAATAGGAATTAGGCCTGCTATCATGTTTTCTCATTACAAAGCTTGTTTTGCAAGACCACAATATTACAATTCGGATGATCTCAAATGTAGTGAggatgttgtgcttttattttcaaCATTAAAAGAAACATCGTTTTTACAACTCACAAATAAGTATACTTACATAAAGCTTTAACACTGGCAATCAGTTTTCTAGCGTCGATTGGCCTCATGACGTTTTTGAGATCTGCCTCGATGAGATATTTCAGGTCTTCCAGGGTGTCCACTCCCATTTGTTGAAGAGCCTCCAACACCAGCTCGTTTGTACTTGAGTTTGGCAGCACAGAGCTAATGAAGCCAGCTACAAGATCACCCTCTGCATCATCCATAACTCAAAacagaataaaaaaataaaaaataagccTGCAATACGGAGAGAGAACACCAAGAGGGGAGCATGTAACAACTACCAATAGTAATCCAACAACAGCTCTCTGTTTTGCTATGAACAgtaatagagtgccacagttaTCTAATGACAGTAAACGTAAATAGCAGTAACAATAATTAGTAATAGTAAATAGTAGAAACAGTAAATAGTAGAAATAGTAAATCAACTGTCATGCTCCATAGCAATCTCAAAGTAATCCAATGACAGTAACCGTAAATATCAGTAACAATGATTAGTAATAGTAAATAGTattatttaaaagtagtaatagTAAATGGTAATAGTAAAAAGTAGTAATAGTAAATCAACTGTTTTGCTCCATAGCAATTCAACAGTTATCCAACAATAAATCCCCATACGTGTTTTTTACGATGGTATTCCAACAGAAGCTTTCCATTTATTAcaactagagccgggactcgattaaaattaatctaattaattagaggctttgtaattaattaatcgaaattaatcgcatttttaatcgcatttttaagcacagggccatctaagctaatttacagatggccctgagcccaatagagattgccctgaaaaatgcatgcggacgaaatggcacgaagggtctggggggcctccccctagacattttttaatttttgcaggtcttagatgctgtctggtgcattctctagaccagaggtgcccagtacgtcgaccgcgggCGACCGGTCGCccgcgggggcaatgctggtagaccgcgagtcattcattaaaataaaaaaaatcaagctccgttaaaatagacaaaacaggttttgatccctcctcccttgtcctccctgccacttaattcaggagtttacttgattgacagaaaaagcgacctatcgctttccagtctgttaacccagaatgcaaagcgatataacatcagtcaagtgccgggtcGTGATgcgaattccggctcttcttggtgagccggatcatttggctcggctcaccaagaagagccggctctttcggctcccaaagggctcttcagtttaccacatattataccttttataattaaatcaaatgccatgcctcatttcgctccatttgctctttccagcgctgtttttacagggggctgattctgtgagctgcagctgaccacgcccccctgcaggagaggggagcgtgctctgagatcagctgctaggctgcagcaattgtgctactttgtgcacattgtgcaagcaacgatgttttcaaatctgtaatcaaaaagctcctcaaaaacactatcgaagcagttcctgcctttgttacgttagttcaaacagtaacaacggaccacttttcttagcggatgcatgtcaatttaaatcaatacataaaactattttttaaatcaataaaatcattttctaaatccataaaaacatttcaattaatattgggagtcatgtcgttactttgttgagaatgtggccgtgtgtaataagcgggataatgtgcacattgcagattgcataatgtgccttcatgccgatctagatccctccgcaaaaaaaaCCAAAAAGACGGCTccttcgcgggcgagagccggctcccgtcgttcacttaaaagagccggctctttgagagagagagagagagatgcctaTATTGGACCTATGTATATTTCATTATAACTTTGAGAGACTGTTCATaggacccatttgagtctggtgtctaagttgactgttctactcgtttattgtattccttgtacttatatttgtgttttatgtttaagatttcaggacatggagagtggtttcttagcctgcttgagagagaaatagagagaggttaacatgccattttagttttatgtattcatgtatttgtttctgttcaagaacccaaatagagttgttgtagttatcccatgtatacataacacgtgttattcagccccttgcaatttgggattttatttttggttggtagacctcggtgagctggtcatttcaaaagtagcccaccggcccaaaaagtgtgggcacccctgctctagactgaattataagatgaaccaccacaatattatattgtacaatttcaattgtattcttcatttcacttgtttgtttgttcttgtttgtgtttgcgcgcttgcatgccctgcatagctttaagaaatacttaagttgttggtcaaaacactttccatctgatgaaggcagatgccttcccagatggaaaaaagtagaaaacattacattcagttataactgccaaaacaaacattatttacactattatggcccctgttaaaaatgtttgtaatgttaactactgtaagttggtcgaacgaatgcctcctcatccggaagctgaccgagcagacccgagcagcagtcgagaggagccgagcgcaaccgcgaagcacacgtcagagttcccgttagccggcaaatctaaatctcttcggtcaaaataatttccctttagagcaataccgcttcagttgcgccacttatgtgacagacaagaagagtatgtgacagacaagaagaggatgtgacagacaagaagaggatgtgacagacaagaagagtatgtgacagacaagaatagtcaactctaatgtctaacacttaatgtggagaaagagatgtcctgtatgggttgattgtgcgttgatctgttggtaatgcctcggggttccggtgggcatgtaaacaaatgcataatgctgtgctatactttgtggcctcatccagttgcatagcgacacttattgtgtagttgtcttttaataagcaggtagtcatatcattagctagaactagctggatctgatcgatatggacataaacgcgagtgaagtctaatctctgacgggagagagagagatcagctgctgctgacgactcgacacgcagctctgcatgatcacatgcagcggtgagcggacaaaacacacacttcaggttagaatatcacacgtagctattttaattacctctcaaactacctaaactagttatagatatgtttagttttactgtcgggtcactcattactggatccgcgagctgcatgatactggcataatagattgcccgatcgggcaaccagcaggtgaggcttcattgcccgaggtaaatactagatggccccgggttttttaaaacaaaatgtcccatccacggggcgaccaaagcggtctcatcagcttgttcgttcatgtttgactattgttcaccgtggtttgttgttgtttgaagtcccatgctgaagtcatgaacgttagttggtgctccagtataatcggtacgcctgaaactcatccagtgagaaacgttccgctgtgcaaaaataagtgcgattaaagtgcaattaaaatgcgttaatttttgtgtaattaattaatcttaattaacgcgttaaagtcccggccctaattacAACACATTAGGGAGTTATTGACCTATTACAGACATATGATCTTAGCCCTGATTTCAAGCATTTAAGGACCTCCTGTGCCAAGTTCAACACACTCTAGTTTTCCATAGTCTGTAGGGTAACCATGCTTATATTACCTGATACAGCTCCTACAGGCGCAGCTCGCCATAAAAACACTCATTGTCATGTATCCCCCTTACTCTGTATCTACTATGCTGTGTTTGAGAGAAATGACTCTAGTTCCACAAAGAGCATAAGCAGGCAATGGATAGTAATCCAATAATAGCTCTCCATTTATGCACCTCATGCCCCCACTTGCTGTGTGAATCTCATATAGTCCCAAGTCTGGTAAATATGATGAACCATGAGGTGTTACAAGGAAGTACACATTCTTATTGTCCATTATTAACACGAGTTCTATTTGTGCAAACTCTGTTGGCATGCCAGGACCGATGCACAGAAAGAAGCTCTTTCTGTAAAGAGTGCCTTTCCACTGTATCTCAGTAGACACTACAAGATCACAGTCCCCAGGAAAGCTTGCTTCTACTGCACTGCGTACTGCATCACTGTACAACTCTGCATGGAAAGGGGTGGATTGCTTCACTTGCAAAGTAGGAGCAAAGACGGAACTTGAGCTTAGATAGGTTTGCAGAAGTTGGTGGCTATTTGCAAGTGTCTGGCACAcatttttgaagttttgggtTCTTCGCACACATCTTTTGAAGTAAGAATGCTTGCTTTCAAATCTCATTGTCCACAATCTTATGAGTGGGCCAAACTTGAGTATCAAAGCAGGATAGTGGACAATATAATGGTGCTTTGGTTTGAGTTTTTGATCAGGAAACATCTCTTTTCTTGTCTCTAGATACTCCACAATGAGAACATTGAGCAAAGCAACTTGAGAGAGAGATATTGTAGGGGCACATATTAATTCCACAATTTCTTTCAGTTGGACTGTCAGCTGCCATACCGGATCATCTGTGTCTGGGATCTTTTCACCTATTATAATAGGAAGAAGTCTCAGGAGAGACCAGTTCTCTGCTGCCTGGCCACCTATTTTAACTCCCTTTTCAACTACCACTGAGGGAGTAGAAGCAGCATCAGATCCCTGATAGCTAAACTGCGCGATTCTCCGGTTTAGCTGACTGTAGGTGAAGAATTTCTTCACTTTTACAAAGTACTTGATGTAAATAGCCAAGTCATATGCCACAATTCCTTCAAACACATCATGACCAATACACGGTGGGAGACCAGGCTGACAGACGTGAAAGTAGGTGAGGGAATTGAAAACAGTCAAATTTCAAACCTCTGCTTTCTGTCGGGTCACCACATTGTAGCTCTTCTACTGCCTCATTGTAGTTTTGCACTGTTCGAGGTGGGGCACCTTTCTGAAGATCTTCAAGCTCCCTTCTAGTTACAAGGCAATATCTACAGAAGTAAGTGGAGGTACTGAAATTCTCTGTGAAACCTCCGATACTGTGAGACCCCAAATTATCTCCAACAATGCAAAGAATACTTGCCTTAACAACCTGCCCAGATATCACAAGCCCATTTGTCTCCAGGTCCTTGATATCTGACAGCATCGTGGAGAAAACTTTTTCCTGGCCAAAATATTTAAAATCTACCTCTCTACACAAAAGCAAAAGCTGTAAATGTTCAACCATGGAACGATACATCGGGTCAAAGTTGGCCAGTGTGAAGTAAACCCCAAGTaccttgtattttttttttgctgACCCAAGAGGATTAACAATCTCAAAGGCATCTTGATACAGTATGATTTTTAGACGTATACCTGACTCTATGAACAGTGCATTACACTTGTATACAGAGCCATCTCTTACATCATTTAGAACATGTGCAGAAGTGTCATCTACCGACTTGGTACATTCTTGCCACACAATAGGGTCTTTAAGCAAAGTCTCTTTTTTATGGGGGATATACTGAGCAAATCGTTCCTTTTGATTTTCATCAGTGCCTAAACTAATAGCTTGAGGATGCACATAAGAGAAGTTTGTCTGAAAATATTGCCTTCTCAAATACTCAGTAGAGAGTGCACGGCTACAGGGTGCATGCAAACTAGTGTCAGTTAAACTTGTCAAGACATCTTTGATTTCTGACTGTGTCAAGTTGGTATTAGCTTGCAGGGCACCTTTCATTTGATTTCCTGTGTACTGGTGACACACACTATTGAGAGTGTTTACTTGTTCCACAATCATCTGAATAGTGGAGGAAGGTACAAGGTACTTAGCCTGCAACTTCATGTAAAACATACACACATTTCTCATATATAACCCTTTCATATCAGCAGGGTCCAGGGTATCCATAGGTTCGTCATGTTCAAAAACATCTGACTGACTGTGAGCAACATCCGAGTAATTGCTAGGCAAAGAGTCAACAAAATGCGAAGCCGAAACTTGCACAGATGTAGCATTTTTATGTTTTCTAGAAACGTGTGTAGCAAAAGAGGACCTAATTGAAAAGGCTTTGCCACAACCTTTGAATGGACACTGCACTTCTTCTTTCTTTGAAACATGAGTCTTCAAATGATCTAAAAGATCTTTCAGATCAACGCATTGTTTCTGGCAATGACGATTTTCACATTTCAGCGGCCCATTTACTGTTTCACATAGTGAAACAGATGATTGTCTATGGTGGCGATAAATGTGACTTTTAAAAGAATTATATATTGCAAACTTTAATTTGCACCCAACTATGCAACAGGCATATTGACCATGTGCTTCATTTTTGTGTAATTCTTGATGACTCACATATCCCTTCACTGTTAGGATAGCAAAGCCACATGTAGGACATGTGAAAGAATTGATCAAACTTGTCATATTGTCTTACTTTAGGATCTCTGGCTGCTTATTATTGCTGTTAGCCAACGTTGAAATTCCTTGTATAGCAGCAAACAGCTGAGGGAGAAAAGAGACAAGTTTGCATATGGTTAGTTACAAATAACTTAAATAACACAGCACCAGCTTTAAGCACAGTAATACCACTTTAACTgagatttgtatatatatatatatatatatatatattagggctgtcagtcgattaaaatagttaatcgcgattaatcgcacattttttacctgttctaaatgtaccttagagggatctttttcaagtttttaatagtcttatcatcatatgagtggacaaatatgctttatgcaaatgtttgtttcatttgaacaatgacaaatattctcatgaatattctcaacacaacaacctctgaacattacaaatattcacctc
It contains:
- the LOC139435643 gene encoding uncharacterized protein; translation: MHITRSKDTKRIEEKMVATFYTQRSDIIKGMETPVLLRDWPYLFEMCGMMAHFKELTGMDVDKEAMSSKCRRVVSYLMSREKKSKIEDILSDMEIAKARHLDADLPGCLMLLLRHFNEDQAKMFLKVDETCLPSEVDDLPSSPCIVVCGSSPLTAGHFMVAVDQTIVNGSVPNVVDALTLMFAAYYCLNISYSTELGGTLEFLQRCLFKINPDKGTKRERNASKKQQSVNPKVLSLITNIADFEWRE